The genomic DNA GGATTTGCCCGACGTAAATTATGTGCATGGTGGTGGTGGCCAAACTATCACCCCAGGTACGGCAAGCGTTAGCTCTATAGCCGCAGCCGGTTCGACCTCTACAACAAACGATGCCGCTGACCCCTCTAGTCTCGACGAAAAGGAACTGCTAGAGAAGGTCCGGCAGAAGCAAACGCAATCGTCGCAAGCTAACACCTTCGGACATTTGAAACGACTTAAGCCATTACAGGGGAGCGGGGGTGACAGGGAGCAGAAAGAAGGGAACGAGGAACGAGAAGTAGGTGACGGTGAGGAGCAAGATAAGCAAAAGCAGGATAGCCCCAAAAGCCCCAACCCTGTTATAATTAACATGTCCAAAGACAACGACAAAACAGTGTCCACACTGGCACGCCAGGCCCGTGAAAATAAAACAGGCGACGGCGAAGTTGTTTTCCATATTGATCATTAGTAAAGGGGTGCGAGCGTTTTTGAATGAATCCTAATAATTTTCGAACTGGTTCAGGAGCTAGCAACCAAGCCAATGTGATTGGCCCACAACAGTCAACAGCAAAAAATAACTCGAATAGCACCCAGAACACACTTCAAATTGCCGAAATTCGCGATGGAATTGTGATTATGAACGATGGCACTTACCGAGCGGTCTTAATGTGTAAGAGCATTAACTTCGATCTAATGAGTACCCAGGAACGCGAAGGCGTAGAGTACGCCTATCAAGGCTTTCTGAACTCGCTTTACTACCCGATTCAGATTTTCATCCGTAGCCAAAAAGTTGACTTAAGACCGTATCTAGAGAAGATGCAAAAAATACGCAGCGAGCATGACAACATGCTTTTGGCGCTCATGATGGAGGACTACATTTCCTACATGGCATCTCTGGCCGACCAAGTTAATATCATGGATAAAAAGTTCTACGTGGTAGTACCCTTTATACCAACCGTTGACGCTCAGGCCATTGTCCAAGGTAGCAAGAACTTTTTGAGTGGGCTATCTAGTACTTTCAACAAAAAAGAAAGCCATGTCACCATCAACGAAGCAGAGTTGCAAAAAGCCAAGGATGAGCTGAAAAACCGCGTCCAATCCGTCATGCAAGGTCTGATGCAATGTTCTGTGCAGAGTCTCCCGCTCGATACTCAAGAGCTAATAGAGCTTTTCTACGACTTTTATAACCCAGACACCGCTACAAGACAGCAGATAAAAAACTTTGATGATCTGAGCGTGCCTGTGATCACTAAAGGCCAGGGTCAAGCACCGCAACCGCAGTTGAATAGGACTTTGCAGTAATGAACGAGGAACGAGGAACGAGGAACGAGGAGAATAACATAATTTCTTCCGTTTCGATTATCGGGAACGAGGAACGAGGAACGAGGAACGACAGCAAGATTAAAACTTTCTTTGATTTGGATGCCTGGCAGGAGTCTCATAATCTGTGCCTGCTTTCCTACAAATTAACAAAAAGTTTTCCAAATGAGGAATTGTACGGCCTAACAAGCCAACTTAGACGAGCAGCGGTGTCCGTTACATCAAATATTGCTGAAGGATTTTCAAGAGAAAGCTACTCTTATAAATGTCATTTTTATACTATGGCTCACACGTCTATATCTGAACTAATTTCGCAAGCATACTTAGCAAAAGATCTGACGTATATTAAGCCAGATGAGTTTGATTCATATTATGAGCTAGCCCAAAAAGCTTATAAAATTCTTGGCGGCCTGATAAAAGCAACTAAGGAGCGAAAATGAGCCTACGCAAACAAGAAATTATTTTTCCTAGCATTTTATCGTCGTTCATCGTTCATCGTTCATCGTTCTGCATTACAAAACCCAAGGGGGTTTTGTAATGTTTGGACGAAAGAAACAACAGCAGCTTGACCCAATTGCTCTAGCACAAGCCCAACGCGACAGAGAACAAGCCGAGGTCGCGGCGGCTTTCCAAAAAGGTATCACCGAGCTTCGAGACTTTATTGCTCCTGCCAGCCTAGAGTTCAAGTCTAGCAGTGTCCAAATTGGGACTAGATTAGCAAGAACATACTACGTTTACGGCTACCCCCGTAGTCTATACACTGGCTGGATGAGTGGCATGGTCAACATTGACGAGGTAATAGATTTATCCATCTATGTTTACCCTGTTGAGAGCCAGGTAGTGATGGAGAACTTGCGCAAAAAGGTCACCCAGCTTGAAGCCGGCCTAATGATCGATGCCGACAAGGGACGCGTGCGCGACCCTGCAAAACAGGCAGCAATCCAAGACGCTGAAGAAATGCGCGATAAGCTTCAGGTTGGCGAAGAGAAGTTCTTCCGACTAGGCTTCTACTTCACAATCTATGCTCGAGATGACGAGGAGCTAGAATTTGTCGCACATAAAGTTGAAAGCCTGCTTGGCCAGCAGCTTGTCTACAGCAAACCTTCTAGTGCACAGCAAGAGCAGGGGCTAAATTCCGTTGCTCCACAGTTTGTAGACCAGCTGCAAATACGACGAAACATGAGCACCGGCGCCATAAGCACTTCCTTCCCTTTTACTAGCGCCGATTTGACCCAAGATAACGGTATACTTTACGGCATCAATATGCACAACTCCGGCCTAGTGATATTTGATCGATTCTCGCTCGAAAACAGCAACTCGGTTGTCTTTGCAAAGTCTGGAGCTGGCAAAAGCTTCACCGTAAAGCTTGAGGCGCTGCGTAGTATGATGTTTGGTACTGAGATATTTATAATTGACCCAGAGAATGAATACCAGCGGATGTGTGAAGCCGTCGGCGGCGCCTATGTTCGCTTAAGCTTGAGCTCTTCAACCCGTATCAATCCGTTTGACCTACCGAGAGTCATAGACGCCGAAGACGGTGACAACCCCCTGCGTTCAAACCTCATTACGCTACACGGTCTGCTGCGTTTGATGATGGGTGGCGCCCAAGCTCAGATGGCTGCCAGCCAAGGAGCGCAAGGCTCTGTCATGATGCCGGCTCTAGCACCAAGTGAAGAGGCCGACCTCGATGCTGCACTTATTGAAACCTACGCCAAGGCGGGCATCACCAACGACCCGCTAACGCACGGCTCTATGCCTCCTACAATCTCAGATCTATATGAAACACTGCTTCACATGGGTGGCAACGGCCCGCAGCTAGCCCAACGCTTGCGTAAATACACCAGCGGAACCTTTGCTGGTATTTTTAGCCAGCAAAGCAACATCGATATCAACAATGCTATGGTCGTTTTTAACATTCGTGATCTTGAGGATGAGCTCCGCCCAGTCGCCATGTATATAGTTCTAAACTTCATTTGGAACAAAACAAAAACCGACAAAAAACGGCGCATCTTGATCGTTGACGAAGCTTGGCAGCTGATGAAATATGAGGATTCAGCCAGTTTCTTGTTTAGCCTGGCCAAACGAGCTCGTAAATACAACCTTGGTATCACCACCATTACTCAGGACGTGGAAGATTTTATGGGCTCTCGTATGGGGCGGGCAATCGTTGCTAACGCCAGCATGCAGATTTTGCTCAAGCAATCGCCGTCAGCCGTTGATGTTTTGAGTGACGTTTTTAAGCTTACCAGCGAGGAAAAGAAACGTCTCAGCCAGTTCCCGGTAGGACAAGGCCTCTTCTTTGCTGGCCAAAATCACGTTCATATACAAATCGCCGCAAGCCCAACCGAACAAAGTCTCATCACCACCAATCCTGGCGACAACAGAACACAGCAGATCCAATTTTATGGCCAGGCTCAGGGTGATGTGAGCTTGGAAACGGCCAGCTCAGGGAGTGTGGAGCTAAGGTAAATCATGTCACCCCAACGATTGATCGACCCAGAAATAGACCCAAGCTGGTACAACGAAAGTGATGAGGCTGAGGCAACTCGCTTGGCCGAGCTTGACGCGCTGCAGGCTAGCTGGGATGCGGATAATGCCGAATACGACGAGGGCAATCCTCGTAACAAAGCCGAGCCAAGCGAAGATGAAGAAGATGACGACATTGAATCGTCAGAGCAAAACGCTGATACTGACGACGGCCAAACAACTGCCGACACAGCAGCCACAGACAACGAAGCTAGTAATAACCCAGAAATCCCGTACTCGGACAGCCCTAAGAAAAAAAGTATCATGTCAAAGCAACGAGCTGCGGTTGCCGCAGGTATTACTGCTGGCATAGCAAGCATCGTTATTGGGATTGTCATGCTATTGCCGCAGTTAATAGTTAATAACCTGCGTGAGTGGATTTTCCAAAAAACTGGGAAAATTCAAAGTAGCCAAGCTTTAAAGTATTCAAGACCACTACGTTTGAAAATGAGCGACGTATTCAATCGTGACGGTAGACGCGGTAAAAAAATAATAACGGAAATGAGCAAAAGAGGCTTCATTTTTAAATATGACTCCAAAGGAAATATTGCGGAAATAATCGATCAAAGCGGTAATTCCGTAAAGGGAACGGCAATCGCTGGTACCATTGAGAAACACCTTGACGATGCACACCCGATAAAAAATATTGTATCAAAAAACTGGAAAACTAAAGGAATGAACGCCTTCTATACGAGGTTTGGCGTTAGTAGGGCATCCCCGGTTGAAGTTAAGGACGCGGCCGACTTACAAAATGTCGAGAAGACTATTAATAAGAATATCTCTAGAGGCGTCTTGCAAGGTGAGGCATCTGAGAATGTCATAAACAGCGCGCCCGTCGATGAAAACGGAAATCCTGTGCAAGAATCGCCAGAGCAAATTAAGGCAAGGCAAGCGGCTCAGGCCGACGCAGCACAATTCGCTAAAGACAGTGGGCTAACAGGTCCCATAAAAAGCGCTGCTCTAGATGGTGAGAATCTAGATAATTCAGCTATACCTTTGGCTAAAGCAATAGACGGCATAGAGTCTGCACCAACTAAAGAGGCGCTAGACGCAGTTAAAAACACTGTTGAATCTGGAAGTGTTTTAGGATTTTTGAAAAGCCTAACTTTGACTGGTACGGTGGATAAGTTTTGCACGGCACGCAACCGACTAAATGGGGCCTCAATCGCTGGCAGAATAGTTAGGTCACTATCCTTAATCAGATATTCCTCCCTGTTCGTAGGAGCGGCAGACGGCGTAAGGACTGGGAAGTCCAACGCTAAGCTAGTAAAAGAGATGATGAAGCGGGTCATGGGGCGCGACAAAAACAATCGGCCATTTGGCGATTCTGAAGGTCTAAAAAGAGCTTTACTAAATAAATTTAGCAGAAGCCGCAACGACTCAACTAAGTCAAAAGTTAGTACAGATGGTGATCTGGGTGGAGTATTTGGTGTTCTCCAAAGCAAATTCAACAATATTCCTGGATGCTCTATAGCCCAAAACCCTTTCGCTCAGATACTGGAGCCAGTCGCGCAGGTTGCCATTGCGGCCTTTACTGGTGGCGCCGGGGAAGCAGGAGTTCAAGCAGGGATCCAGGCGTCTAAAGAAGCGGTGGTTCTATACTTTAGGAATTTTTTACAGAATGTTATGACAAAACAGTTCGCAGTAAAGTTCTTAGCTTCAACCATAGCCAGTATTGGCATAAGCGAGATTATGTCACTAGTGCAGCTTTACGCAGAGAAAACAATGTATTTTAATTTTACTGGCCAGGAGCGAGGCGGGTCATTGGCAGACATAAATTTTGCTGGTGGAGGGGCCGCAAATAAAATGCGTTGGTTACAGGCTGGTTATGTGCCCGCAACTCCCGAACAGTATTCCCAGATCGAGACTGCATATCTAAACGAAAACGCACAAGATTTTAAAAAACTAGGATTCTTCCAAAGAATCTTCGATAGCGGCAATGAGAAATCCTTAGCCTACCAACTAGCTGCTAGAACTGTAATTAATACACCTGGTGGGACCGAGGGCCTGGCTATTTTACCAAGTAATCTTTTCAGAATGGCTACGACTACGCTTAGAGCAGAACCTCTCGCCAACCTGGCATCAAATCTGGTCGGCGGTAAAGCCTACGCTGCTGCTGAGAATAGTGACAGTATTAGTTTTCTGGATTACAAAATAAGCAATCGAGATATACACCTGGCAACTGATCAAGCCGGTAACAATCTAGTCGTGATGAGAGATGACATTCGCTCGATACTAGAAGACCCTATTGCTAATCAGGACTTCTTGCTTAGTAATCAAAATGGGGGGCCCTACATCGATTCTGTTGGCTTTAAGCCAATTGGCGACTTCGCGGAACATGTAAAAAACTGCGTTACTAACCCAAATATAATTAGTGCGCTTGAGGCTCACGACCCGAGTGATCCTTCCCCAAAAACCGACTGTCTAGCCAACAGCCCACTAACCCAGAGGTTTAAGGCACACTTGGCCTGGCTGGACGCCCAAGACAGTTTCGACGCGGAGATCATACCCGAAGACATTGATACCGGTGCAGGCCCCTCTTTAGGCGGCAACTCGACTATTGTCGATTGTTCTGCGGCACGAGGTAACGGCAAAATAGTCTGTGCAGCGCAAGCATACAGTGGCATCCCTTACGCCCATGCCCGACCAGGCTACGAAAACGCTTTAAGGGGTGGGGGCAATGCCGAGGCGTGGCTAGCGAAAAATAATAATGACCTAAACTTTATCCGCACAAATGCTTTCGTCGAATGTAGCGGCTTCGCCAACCTATCACTATGGATAGCCTACCAGTACAAGACTAAGAATGGTTGCTCTAAAGACTACGCTATGGGTACCGACCCAAATGTAACACCAGTTCTCTCGCCAGCAGCAGTAAGGGGCGGGCAAAAACTCTCAACCAGCATGCTTCAAGCTGGGGACTTCTTAACCATAAGTGAGAGCTGTAACACTTCGGGCTCTCCAGGACATGTTGGCATATTCGTGAAAGACAACGGGAATGGCACATTTACTACTCTGGAGTCGTCTGGTGCAACAAATAGTGCTGGCAAAAAAGAGTCTGGGTTCTACATTCATCCTCTAAGTAAGTTGGGGGGTACTGGTGCTCACGACTATAAGTACGCCGGTCGATACATTGGGCCTGGTTCGGGGCCGCCATGATGAGCAGAAAAAAAATACTTTCCCTACTAATATTGGTTCCTGCGGTTGCTTGTTTGGGAGTGTTTATTGTCAAGAAGTCAAGCACCGGTGAGGTTGTTTTTCAAGTTGACGATAATGTTTCAGGTTTTGTTCTTGATAATCACCTATATGATAAAAACAACAAAAATTTTAAGCTAGAAAAGGGTCTTCATACCGTTAAAGCAGTTGGCCCCTTGGTCTCGGCTACACAGCAAACTTTTGAGGTTAGGCCCTTCAAAAAACAGACTGTTGAGTTAAGGTCAAAGTCGCTTGAAGCGTCAGAACTAGCCAAAGAGCTTTTCGGGGCATCGGACATATTTACTATCGGTTCAGTAAAGATGACCAGTGACAAAAGTTGGCTAATTATAAGTGTTGTCATAAAAGACGGAGAGGGTGACGGAGATACCTTTATATACAACTTTAATGGACAAGGTTGGGAAGAGTATGCAAGTGGAACTAATTTCGATTTAGATGGAGTAAGCGACGAGTCTTTACCTAGAGAGGTTTCAGACATTATCCAAGGGAGACAAAACCAATGAGAATTTTAGCAAGGAGACTCTTGGCGCTGGCGATTGGCATAGCAGTAGTAATATCTTATGCTGCACCGGAGACAGCGCTGGCAATCCAAAGCGAAAACGACCCGCCTTGTACCGAAAAAAGACTGAGGGATCTGGGGGTATTAATCGTGAATTGTAATGGTAATATTACTTGCTCAAGTAGCACCGGGGCAATTGTGCCTACTGGCGGTGGTACGGGAGGTGCACTATATATGATTGGCGACTCGATAACCGAGGGTTCTGTAAATGAGCTAAGGGTCGCTTTTAATGGTCGGGGCTTTACCCCAATAATAAACGGTAAAGCCAGTCGCCGTCTCAGCACAGGCAGTAGCGAGCTAGACGGTCAATCAGTGCTTGAGAAGGACCTGCAAGATCCCCAAATCCAAAATGCAAGCGTAGTTGTCGTGGAGTTAGGTACGAACAGTGGGCTAACAACAGGATCAGTTGAAAAAGCTATCGCGTCGATCAAAGCTAGTGCTACGAAGGCTAAAATCTTTTGGGTAAACCTAGGTGTGGTCAACAGCTTAAGAGAGAGGGGTGGGCTTGACTTCACCGCGTCCAACAACATTCTATCGAATAATAAAGATATAGCCGTGATTGACTGGGCCTCAAGCATTAAGCCTGAGCTAGTCGCAAACGACGGACTCGGTGTACACCCTTCGTCAGGCAAGGGGCGGGAGGCATTTGCTAATACTGTGGCAAGCGGGATTAGTGGTGGTGGGGCTTCAGTTAGCGGCGGTTGTACTGGCCAAAAGCTTCCAGGCAATAATGATGCTGAGAAGGTTTGGAATTTCTTTGTTGGCAAGAACTGGCCGGTTGAGAGGATTGCGGGGGTAATGGGTAATATGGCGGCTGAGTCGGGGATAACTGCTATGAGAATGCAAGGAGTTTACAACCGAACCGTTTCCTCTCGGGACGTAGATATAAATAGCGGCTTAGGTTATGGTGTAGTCCAATGGACACCTGTTAGGAAGCTAATTGCGACTGCTACTGAGGCAGGCGTAGCTTACGAGGAGATTGATACTATTGAGTTTCAGTTGGAATTCCTGTGGAATCAGTTACAGGGAACAGCCTGGCGCGGAAACCCCAAAAATCTTTCATCAGAGAAAAGCGCTGGAAACATTATTAACCAAGCAAACACTATTGAGGAAGCCGCGATTGCTTTTGCGGTTAAGTATGAAAGGTGCGCTGACTGCCAATCAGCCTCAAGTGGCTCTACACAAAACCGTATCCGCCTGGCTCAAGACATCCTGGTTAAGTACTCTTCGGGAGTGCCGAGATGAGTTCGAAAATAATAAAAACTGGCCTAATAGCAATAATACTGTTGTCCTTTATCGTGATAGTTTTGTTTAAAGTATCGTCAACCGGCCAACTACAGATATTCACAGACGGCGCTGCAAGCATAAAGCTGGAGGTCATTTCAGCTACTGGCAAACGATATTACTATGGTGACAATAAGAAAATTTTCATCCCTAAGGGCAACTACGCAGTAAGGGTGTACGACAAAGACAACAAGACTAGTCTCTATTCAGCAGTAAAAATATCTGGGTTTTTAAAATTGAGCCAGGTCAAAGGAAAGCTGATACGAGAGTACGGTAGAGAAGTCTTGGCCGATAACCCAAAGAGTTGTATCAATTGGATAGGGGGACTGGTTGTGAGCAGTGATTGTGGCGGACCTTTTGCCGAGGTTGTGCTACATAAACCAGCCATGGCGACAACCCCCCCGGTGGCCGAGGGCGACAGATCCATATCAGGAGACGTGGAGAGTATTTTTAGCATTGGCGGCGAGTCTTTAGTGCTAATACAAACAGCCAACCTCGGCCAGAGCTTGCAAGTTATAGGCAAGTTCTCGACCTCAAACAATGAAATAAAATTTAGCCCTACCGCCCAACTACCCTGGATAAAACAATCGACTACCTATGTAGTAAATCCATACAGGGACGGGTTTGTCTTATCTTCAGTTGCGGACTCGAGTATATACTACTATCCCGGCCTCTCAGCACTAGATAAACCACAAGGGCTTTCAATCCCACAAAGCACAAACCCAAGCCTAGAGATTCAGTCTTTCGCTTTTTCAAAAAATGGAGAATATGCTGTTTTATATAGCCCGCCCATAGACGAATCGGTAAAACAAGACAGCTCGGAGATAGTGTCATCAAACAACAAGCAAGCGCCAATAGTGCTGAAAAACATCAAAAAGATTGTCTACTGTAAAGAGTTTTTGTGCGTAGTCACGACGAAGGGGCTAAATCTTTACAAGGATGGTGCGCTAACAATGTTTATCCCAAATATTGGTGATGTTATCGCAGACGACTCCAAGACCTACCTCGTAGACAATTTAGGGGTGTTGGACTTTAGCCTTGAAGAGTCTAGGGGTTTCTATGTCTACACCTTTAGTGGGTATTCCTATCGGACTGCCGCAGTCGCAGACGATGGATTGATTGTGAGCATTAGAGATGAACACGGAGTTCTTGCTATCAACCTAAACAAACAACTAGGAGATACCTCTATAGACACTAAGATTTTTGAACTTCGTGGCAAGCCCTATATCGATAAGGTGTCGGTGTATAAAAATATAATATACATCTCACCAAATTTGGGGCAGCCAACTTTCATACAATCTATCGGGGGCCTTGGTTTTAGCAATGAGGTAAAGAGCAGCGTAAAGTCGTCTATAGCCAAAGATGCTCAGGCGCTTGACCTTACGTCTTTCAAAATAATAACGCCACTTCTAGATTAGCCTATAGCAATTATCGTTGCGCCTTCTTGGAAATGCTCTATTACTACGTCGGCGTCGGTGGTCGTGATAAATGTTTGATAGTTTTTGAGTCTCTCGGCCAAAGCTTTGCGGCGGCGACCGTCAAGCTCGCTAAAGACATCGTCGAGCAGCAGGATGGGGCTTTGAGTCTTTGACGACATCTCGAGCTCAATTATTTTGAGCGCCAGGAGTAGGCTCCGGACTTCGCCACGACTGGCTCGCTCGCGAGCATCTACGCCTTCGAACAGGACAACAAAGTCGTCGCGATGCGGCCCGCTAACAGTAAAACCGGTTTCTAGCTCTAGCGTGTGCTTAGACTTAAGCCTGGCCAGCAGTTTACTGCCGTAGCTTTGGTCGTAGGCTATCTTAGTAGTGTAGCTTAACTCAATTTTATTAGCTTTGCCTCCTAGCTGTTTGTAGGTACTGGTAATTTTTTTGTTTATACTTCTAATCAGCTCGGCCCTAGCCGCTACAATCTTTTCTGCCAACTCTACCAGCTGCACGTCCCAGACAAAAAACTGACTTTGGCTAGCATTGGTTTTTAGTAAGCGGTTACGCTGGAACAAGATTCTTCTGTAGCGCTTGAGGGTATCGTGAAGCGTAGTATCAAGACTGGCGGCGAAGCTATCCAAATATTCTCGTCGCTCAGCTGGCTCACCCGCTATCAGACTGAGGTGGTTTGGCTCAAATAAGACAACCGGCATCATCTGAGGGGCCGAAAACCTTTTGTGTGGCTTGCCATCTATGATGAGGCTTTTTTGCAGGGTATCACTGGCGACGACCTCTAGTTTTAGCGTTCTTTCGGCGCCATTTGTTAATAGCCCGTCTAGCCTCGCCCAGTCTGACCCAAACCTAACAACCAGCTGATCCCGTCCGCGGTAGGTGCTACCGGAAGCGATCATTAAAATAGCTTCGAGTAGGTTGGTCTTGCCGCTAGCGTTCGGCCCAACAATAATGTTCACACCACTACTAAACTCAAAAGAGCCATCGAGGTAGGAACGAAAACTTTGTAAGCGCAGCGAAGCCAAAAAGCTTTTAGCCATTAGCCTTTAGCCATTAGCTTTTTCATAAAACCACTAAGGATTGACGCCACTTCATTAGTGTGCGCAAATAGCTTATTAAAACTCTCTTCGTCAAAGTATGCTCTGTCAAAGCCAAGAATCAACATAGACTTTATCTCGGCCGACGATCCGCGAGCTATTCTTAGATAGTTATTAAAAGATTTGTCGCTAATTCTTTCGCTGCCTTCAGCGATGTTGTTCATTATCGACACGGAGGCGCGTTGAACTTGGTCTTTATACGAGTAGTCTTTACAGTTTTCAAGTGCTTCGTATATTAACAGTGTTAGTGATCGGGCTTTCTGCCAAGCAATTATATCTCTGAAATCTTGTGCCATATAGACATTTTATCCTTTCTGGCTAAAAGCTAAAAGCTTGCGGCTAATAGCTTTTTTTAGCTTTTAACGGGCATGACTACTTGA from Candidatus Saccharibacteria bacterium includes the following:
- a CDS encoding DUF87 domain-containing protein, giving the protein MFGRKKQQQLDPIALAQAQRDREQAEVAAAFQKGITELRDFIAPASLEFKSSSVQIGTRLARTYYVYGYPRSLYTGWMSGMVNIDEVIDLSIYVYPVESQVVMENLRKKVTQLEAGLMIDADKGRVRDPAKQAAIQDAEEMRDKLQVGEEKFFRLGFYFTIYARDDEELEFVAHKVESLLGQQLVYSKPSSAQQEQGLNSVAPQFVDQLQIRRNMSTGAISTSFPFTSADLTQDNGILYGINMHNSGLVIFDRFSLENSNSVVFAKSGAGKSFTVKLEALRSMMFGTEIFIIDPENEYQRMCEAVGGAYVRLSLSSSTRINPFDLPRVIDAEDGDNPLRSNLITLHGLLRLMMGGAQAQMAASQGAQGSVMMPALAPSEEADLDAALIETYAKAGITNDPLTHGSMPPTISDLYETLLHMGGNGPQLAQRLRKYTSGTFAGIFSQQSNIDINNAMVVFNIRDLEDELRPVAMYIVLNFIWNKTKTDKKRRILIVDEAWQLMKYEDSASFLFSLAKRARKYNLGITTITQDVEDFMGSRMGRAIVANASMQILLKQSPSAVDVLSDVFKLTSEEKKRLSQFPVGQGLFFAGQNHVHIQIAASPTEQSLITTNPGDNRTQQIQFYGQAQGDVSLETASSGSVELR
- the recF gene encoding DNA replication and repair protein RecF (All proteins in this family for which functions are known are DNA-binding proteins that assist the filamentation of RecA onto DNA for the initiation of recombination or recombinational repair.), with translation MAKSFLASLRLQSFRSYLDGSFEFSSGVNIIVGPNASGKTNLLEAILMIASGSTYRGRDQLVVRFGSDWARLDGLLTNGAERTLKLEVVASDTLQKSLIIDGKPHKRFSAPQMMPVVLFEPNHLSLIAGEPAERREYLDSFAASLDTTLHDTLKRYRRILFQRNRLLKTNASQSQFFVWDVQLVELAEKIVAARAELIRSINKKITSTYKQLGGKANKIELSYTTKIAYDQSYGSKLLARLKSKHTLELETGFTVSGPHRDDFVVLFEGVDARERASRGEVRSLLLALKIIELEMSSKTQSPILLLDDVFSELDGRRRKALAERLKNYQTFITTTDADVVIEHFQEGATIIAIG
- a CDS encoding four helix bundle protein; the protein is MNEERGTRNEENNIISSVSIIGNEERGTRNDSKIKTFFDLDAWQESHNLCLLSYKLTKSFPNEELYGLTSQLRRAAVSVTSNIAEGFSRESYSYKCHFYTMAHTSISELISQAYLAKDLTYIKPDEFDSYYELAQKAYKILGGLIKATKERK
- a CDS encoding four helix bundle protein, with translation MAQDFRDIIAWQKARSLTLLIYEALENCKDYSYKDQVQRASVSIMNNIAEGSERISDKSFNNYLRIARGSSAEIKSMLILGFDRAYFDEESFNKLFAHTNEVASILSGFMKKLMAKG